In one Gossypium hirsutum isolate 1008001.06 chromosome D09, Gossypium_hirsutum_v2.1, whole genome shotgun sequence genomic region, the following are encoded:
- the LOC107926501 gene encoding SAC3 family protein B isoform X2, translating to MSGFGKHSGPTTAPKSANPFQFQRPPPPSSTPPIRPSSYTPPSTTPIRPSRVNEAADRVRTPPSAFENFGPALKPYQYGGVQRPMESSPRWDDGKFPLKDYDAQTRFRPPVVTSFAASQNPETSFTAKARFQESKSTKSPPTVSIDDTVSRNSSQMILQRPSFNPHMPQNPVKLPANYPNFPAHQDRSVASPHLGSADYRKNFANEVPDMQVPKQGRLPSQQFDDEFTQEHHKSVRNGSKRPSGSPPRLGTKSISPSSNFPIRPRSLPSARNDPPPTARNIGPPVSKRTRSPPLIYHDDFLQESSTPIEDDTERELQAKAKRLARFKTELSETVETKPPDIADQRLSTTRFQHNVEERKKHVGEQPMDSSGESLNDLVSSDFDGTEASRVIIGLCPDMCPESERAERERKGDLDQYERVDGDRNQTSESLAVKKYTRTAEREASLIRPMLVLQKTIDYLLNLLDQPYDDRFLGIYNFLWDRMRAIRMDLRMQHIFDQGAITMLEQMIRLHIIAMHELCEYTKGEGFSEGFDAHLNIEQMNKTSVELFQMYDDHRKKGINVPTEKEFRGYYALLKLDKHPGYKVEPAELSLDLAKMTPEIRQTPEVLFARNVARACRTGNFVAFFRLARKASYLQACLMHAHFAKLRTQAFASLHSSLQNNQGLPISHVAEWLGIEEEDIESILDYYGFSIKEFEEPYMVKEGSFLNAENDYPTKCSRLVHQKRSRTIALDVATPHEVTSLPIGASKESQPSKAHKQRANVSPSPKRKSSVSAADEELPDSKVVPSPKSSSQLHLVTETSKGLQQLQDGHLKSGGSKPFNFSVDRSSPRSFPAKVVVMEKSNNIAVSSMPDRTNTYGMEQMPPLTFSQVSQPERSPSGRFHLSAENSVPQSMAIIDNVKSSPMRSPSGKYTKNALPQTMDLSDLKSQSERPSVKYDKALENSVPQGMEINDLGDKPLDNHQEIENQEIVANIQRKEVAEAKLKLILRLWSRRAAKQRELREQRQLAAEAALSSLPLGIPVRQNNDQWSTFGELDFDHVMSERCEKYERSWSRLNVSDVVSSILGQRNPDAKCLCWKIILCSPESSQGDQPRQNNQVGHLAAGPWLFSKIMPSTEDNNDDDLAITSPGLSIWKKWVPSLCGTDLTCCLSVVKDANCDNLDEVVSGANAVLFLVSQYIPWKLQKAKLYSLLNLVPPGACLPLLVLSGSYNVEGSDPSPVIVNELGLHEIDKSRISCFLVVFLVGKWHLEHSNGFFSDEKLREGLKWLANKSPLQPVLSSVKIRELVMSHLSPVLEELDKMGDYEVGPNHCISVFNEALDWSFGEIAAAIKANPTNWPCPEAMLLKDFSDEFLAAKLFLPSVGWSSPAKTAPLEHALKDCRLARFPDDISLLQRGSMMGKDIDNHRLLLENCLVEYLTQSTKMMGIPLATKETSVMIQRNTRLELRNLSYYLVPNWITIFRRVFNWRLSSLSTGACSFSYVLQTHHVPPLGDLLKLPLEVDTSPYCLSHPSLDEILEVGCSPLKSRRINFDPQPSQDKEDHTSQKNGLAITGDVDCTTSKPDSSYGKMVVAGTETDRLSQLLEKCNIVQNSIGEKLSIYF from the exons ATGTCAGGTTTTGGGAAGCATTCAGGTCCAACAACTGCTCCAAAATCTGCAAATCCTTTTCAGTTTCAACGCCCTCCTCCTCCTTCATCCACTCCTCCAATCAGACCCTCGAG TTACACTCCTCCATCTACTACTCCAATCAGACCCTCAAG GGTAAATGAAGCTGCAGATAGAGTTCGGACACCACCGTCGGCTTTTGAGAATTTCGGTCCTGCTTTGAAACCTTATCAGTATGGTGGGGTCCAAAG GCCTATGGAATCTTCTCCTAGATGGGATGATGGCAAATTTCCCTTAAAAGATTATGATGCCCAAACTCGTTTCAGACCACCTGTGGTCACATCATTTGCTGCTTCACAAAATCCTGAAACTAGTTTTACTGCTAAGGCTAGATTTCAAGAGTCAAAGAGTACTAAATCACCACCGACGGTGTCTATAGATGACACTGTATCAAGAAATTCCAGCCAAATGATCCTTCAAAG GCCTTCTTTTAATCCCCATATGCCACAGAATCCTGTCAAGTTGCCAGCCAACTATCCCAATTTCCCAGCTCATCAGGACCGGTCTGTGGCCTCACCGCATTTAGGTTCCGCTGATTACAGGAAAAACTTTGCAAATGAAGTACCCGATATGCAAGTTCCCAAACAAGGGAGGTTGCCGTCTCAACAGTTTGATGACGAATTTACCCAGGAGCATCATAAGTCTGTTCGCAATGGTTCTAAGAG GCCATCTGGATCTCCTCCGAGGTTAGGTACCAAGTCAATCTCTCCTAGCTCTAATTTTCCAATTCGCCCAAGATCCTTGCCTTCTGCGCGCAATGATCCTCCTCCCACGGCGAGAAACATTGGGCCTCCTGTTTCTAAAAGAACGAGGTCTCCTCCTTTAATTTACCATGATGACTTTCTTCAGGAAAGCTCCACTCCTATTGAAGATGATACTGAGCG AGAATTGCAAGCTAAAGCAAAGCGATTAGCTCGTTTCAAAACTGAATTGAGTGAAACTGTTGAGACGAAACCTCCAGATATTGCAGATCAAAGATTGTCTACAACTAGATTTCAGCACAACGTGGAAGAGAGGAAGAAGCATGTTGGGGAACAGCCTATGGATTCATCTGGGGAGTCCTTGAATGACCTTGTTTCATCCGATTTTGATGGCACAGAAGCATCCAGAGTCATCATTGGGTTATGTCCAGATATGTGTCCGG AATCGGAAAGGgcagaaagagaaagaaaaggtgATCTTGACCAGTATGAACGTGTGGATGGTGATAGAAATCAAACAAGTGAATCCCTCGCTGTTAAGAAG TATACTCGGACAGCTGAGAGAGAAGCAAGTTTGATACGGCCAATGCTAGTCCTGCAGAAGACAATAGATTATCTACTCAATTTGCTGGATCAGCCATATGATGACAGGTTTCTTGGAATATATAACTTTCTATGGGATAGGATGAGAGCAATTCGAATGGACCTGAGGATGCAGCACATCTTTGACCAAGGGGCAATCACTATGCTAGAGCAAATG ATAAGGCTTCACATAATTGCCATGCATGAATTATGTGAATACACCAAAGGCGAGGGCTTCTCTGAGGGATTTGATGCACATCTAAATATCGAGCAGATGAACAAAACATCAGTTGAGCTATTCCAAATGTATGATGATCACAGGAAGAAAGGAATTAATGTTCCAACAGAAAAGGAGTTCAGAGGTTATTATGCACTTCTCAAACTTGACAAGCATCCGGGGTATAAA GTTGAACCTGCAGAGCTCTCACTGGACCTCGCTAAGATGACTCCAGAGATAAGACAAACACCAGAAGTGCTATTTGCTCGTAATGTAGCTAG GGCTTGCAGAACGGGTAATTTTGTTGCCTTCTTTAGACTAGCGAGGAAGGCAAGCTACCTTCAAGCATGCTTGATGCATGCCCATTTTGCAAAG TTACGAACCCAGGCTTTTGCTTCTCTACACTCTAGTCTTCAAAACAACCAAGGCCTCCCTATTTCCCATGTTGCCGAATGGCTTGGGATTGAG gaaGAGGACATCGAAAGCATTTTAGACTACTATGGCTTTTCAATAAAGGAATTTGAAGAGCCGTATATGGTGAAGGAAGGTTCATTTCTTAATGCTGAAAATGACTATCCTACCAAGTGTTCAAGACTTGTTCATCAAAAAAGATCTAGAACAATAGCCTTGGATGTTGCAACTCCTCACGAAGTGACTTCCTTGCCCATAGGAGCATCGAAGGAGAGTCAACCAAGTAAAGCTCATAAACAAAGGGCAAATGTCTCACCTTCTCCTAAAAGGAAGAGTTCTGTTTCAGCAGCTGATGAAGAATTGCCTGATTCTAAAGTTGTTCCTTCTCCAAAGTCTAGTTCGCAACTGCATTTGGTGACTGAGACATCAAAAGGGTTACAACAGCTCCAAGATGGTCATCTCAAGTCTGGTGGCTCCAAACCGTTTAATTTCTCTGTGGATCGTAGTTCCCCTCGGTCATTTCCAGCGAAAGTTGTGGTCATGGAGAAATCAAACAATATCGCTGTTTCCTCAATGCCTGACAGAACAAATACTTATGGCATGGAACAAATGCCACCACTAACTTTTTCACAAGTATCTCAGCCTGAGAGATCACCTAGTGGTAGATTTCATCTCTCTGCGGAAAACTCCGTACCTCAAAGTATGGCTATTATTGACAATGTAAAGTCCTCACCAATGAGATCCCCTAGTGGTAAATATACAAAGAATGCATTGCCTCAAACGATGGATCTTAGTGACTTAAAATCTCAGTCAGAGAGGCCAAGTGTTAAATATGATAAAGCTTTGGAAAATTCAGTGCCTCAAGGGATGGAAATTAATGATTTAGGAGATAAACCTCTGGATAATCATCAAGAAATTGAGAATCAGGAAATAGTAGCAAATATTCAACGCAAGGAAGTTGCCGAAGCAAAACTCAAGTTGATCCTGAG GTTGTGGAGCCGACGTGCTGCAAAGCAAAGGGAATTACGGGAACAAAGACAGTTAGCAGCTGAAGCTGCACTAAGTTCATTACCACTGGGAATACCAGTTCGGCAGAACAACGAT CAATGGAGCACATTTGGTGAGCTTGATTTTGATCATGTAATGAGTGAGAGATGCGAAAAATATGAAAGGTCATGGTCGAGGCTGAATGTTTCTGATGTAGTGTCAAGTATTTTGGGTCAAAGAAACCCGGATGCTAAATGCCTATGctggaaaattattttatgttctCCGGAGAGCAGTCAAGGAGATCAACCAAGGCAGAATAACCAGGTTGGCCATTTGGCAGCAGGCCCATGGTTGTTCTCTAAGATCATGCCATCCACAGAAGATAATAACGATGATGATTTAGCAATCACGTCTCCTGGTTTGTCGATATGGAAGAAATGGGTTCCTAGCTTATGTGGTACCGATCTAACTTGCTGCTTGTCTGTTGTGAAAGATGCAAATTGCGATAATCTGGATGAGGTCGTATCCGGAGCAAACGCAGTATTATTTCTTGTATCTCAGTACATTCCATGGAAGCTCCAAAAGGCCAAACTTTATAGTCTTTTGAATTTAGTTCCTCCTGGTGCATGCTTACCCCTTCTGGTCTTAAGTGGTTCTTATAACGTAGAAGGTTCAGATCCTTCCCCGGTTATAGTTAATGAATTGGGGCTGCATGAAATTGACAAATCACGAATAAGCTGCTTTTTGGTGGTTTTCCTTGTTGGTAAGTGGCATTTAGAACACTCAAATGGATTTTTCAGTGATGAAAAGTTAAGAGAAGGACTGAAGTGGTTGGCCAATAAATCACCTCTACAACCTGTTCTTAGCAGTGTGAAGATACGCGAACTTGTCATGTCTCACTTGAGTCCGGTGTTGGAGGAACTGGATAAGATGGGTGATTATGAAGTAGGTCCGAATCACTGCATTTCAGTCTTCAATGAAGCATTGGATTGGTCATTTGGAGAAATTGCTGCTGCTATTAAAGCAAATCCTACCAATTGGCCTTGTCCAGAGGCTATGCTGCTAAAAGACTTTAGTGACGAATTTTTAGCTGCGAAGTTGTTCTTGCCAAGTGTGGGGTGGAGCTCGCCAGCAAAAACTGCACCACTCGAACACGCATTGAAAGATTGTCGACTTGCCCGTTTTCCCGATGATATCTCATTGCTACAAAGGGGTTCAATGATGGGAAAAGATATTGATAACCACagattactactagaaaattgtTTGGTAGAATACCTAACACAATCAACAAAGATGATGGGAATTCCACTAGCTACAAAAGAGACATCCGTGATGATACAAAGAAACACACGGCTCGAACTCCGCAACTTGAGCTATTATCTTGTGCCAAACTGGATCACGATCTTCCGACGGGTTTTCAACTGGCGACTTTCGAGTTTATCAACCGGGGCCTGTTCCTTTTCCTATGTATTGCAGACTCATCATGTGCCTCCATTGGGAGATCTACTTAAGTTACCACTTGAAGTCGACACTTCACCGTATTGCTTGAGTCATCCATCTTTAGATGAAATACTTGAAGTTGGTTGTAGTCCCCTCAAATCTCGGAGGATCAACTTCGATCCCCAACCTTCTCAGGATAAAGAAGACCATACTTCACAGAAAAATGGATTGGCCATTACAGGTGATGTTGATTGTACTACAAGTAAACCAGATAGCAGTTACGGTAAAATGGTGGTGGCTGGAACTGAAACTGATAGATTAAGCCAATTGTTGGAGAAATGTAACATAGTACAGAATAGTATAGGTGAGAAGCTGTCAATTTACTTCTGA
- the LOC107926501 gene encoding SAC3 family protein B isoform X1: MSGFGKHSGPTTAPKSANPFQFQRPPPPSSTPPIRPSSYTPSSTPPIRPSSYTPSSTPPIRPSSYTPPSTTPIRPSRVNEAADRVRTPPSAFENFGPALKPYQYGGVQRPMESSPRWDDGKFPLKDYDAQTRFRPPVVTSFAASQNPETSFTAKARFQESKSTKSPPTVSIDDTVSRNSSQMILQRPSFNPHMPQNPVKLPANYPNFPAHQDRSVASPHLGSADYRKNFANEVPDMQVPKQGRLPSQQFDDEFTQEHHKSVRNGSKRPSGSPPRLGTKSISPSSNFPIRPRSLPSARNDPPPTARNIGPPVSKRTRSPPLIYHDDFLQESSTPIEDDTERELQAKAKRLARFKTELSETVETKPPDIADQRLSTTRFQHNVEERKKHVGEQPMDSSGESLNDLVSSDFDGTEASRVIIGLCPDMCPESERAERERKGDLDQYERVDGDRNQTSESLAVKKYTRTAEREASLIRPMLVLQKTIDYLLNLLDQPYDDRFLGIYNFLWDRMRAIRMDLRMQHIFDQGAITMLEQMIRLHIIAMHELCEYTKGEGFSEGFDAHLNIEQMNKTSVELFQMYDDHRKKGINVPTEKEFRGYYALLKLDKHPGYKVEPAELSLDLAKMTPEIRQTPEVLFARNVARACRTGNFVAFFRLARKASYLQACLMHAHFAKLRTQAFASLHSSLQNNQGLPISHVAEWLGIEEEDIESILDYYGFSIKEFEEPYMVKEGSFLNAENDYPTKCSRLVHQKRSRTIALDVATPHEVTSLPIGASKESQPSKAHKQRANVSPSPKRKSSVSAADEELPDSKVVPSPKSSSQLHLVTETSKGLQQLQDGHLKSGGSKPFNFSVDRSSPRSFPAKVVVMEKSNNIAVSSMPDRTNTYGMEQMPPLTFSQVSQPERSPSGRFHLSAENSVPQSMAIIDNVKSSPMRSPSGKYTKNALPQTMDLSDLKSQSERPSVKYDKALENSVPQGMEINDLGDKPLDNHQEIENQEIVANIQRKEVAEAKLKLILRLWSRRAAKQRELREQRQLAAEAALSSLPLGIPVRQNNDQWSTFGELDFDHVMSERCEKYERSWSRLNVSDVVSSILGQRNPDAKCLCWKIILCSPESSQGDQPRQNNQVGHLAAGPWLFSKIMPSTEDNNDDDLAITSPGLSIWKKWVPSLCGTDLTCCLSVVKDANCDNLDEVVSGANAVLFLVSQYIPWKLQKAKLYSLLNLVPPGACLPLLVLSGSYNVEGSDPSPVIVNELGLHEIDKSRISCFLVVFLVGKWHLEHSNGFFSDEKLREGLKWLANKSPLQPVLSSVKIRELVMSHLSPVLEELDKMGDYEVGPNHCISVFNEALDWSFGEIAAAIKANPTNWPCPEAMLLKDFSDEFLAAKLFLPSVGWSSPAKTAPLEHALKDCRLARFPDDISLLQRGSMMGKDIDNHRLLLENCLVEYLTQSTKMMGIPLATKETSVMIQRNTRLELRNLSYYLVPNWITIFRRVFNWRLSSLSTGACSFSYVLQTHHVPPLGDLLKLPLEVDTSPYCLSHPSLDEILEVGCSPLKSRRINFDPQPSQDKEDHTSQKNGLAITGDVDCTTSKPDSSYGKMVVAGTETDRLSQLLEKCNIVQNSIGEKLSIYF; encoded by the exons ATGTCAGGTTTTGGGAAGCATTCAGGTCCAACAACTGCTCCAAAATCTGCAAATCCTTTTCAGTTTCAACGCCCTCCTCCTCCTTCATCCACTCCTCCAATCAGACCCTCGAG TTATACTCCTTCATCCACTCCTCCAATCAGGCCCTCCAG TTATACTCCTTCATCCACTCCTCCAATCAGACCCTCGAG TTACACTCCTCCATCTACTACTCCAATCAGACCCTCAAG GGTAAATGAAGCTGCAGATAGAGTTCGGACACCACCGTCGGCTTTTGAGAATTTCGGTCCTGCTTTGAAACCTTATCAGTATGGTGGGGTCCAAAG GCCTATGGAATCTTCTCCTAGATGGGATGATGGCAAATTTCCCTTAAAAGATTATGATGCCCAAACTCGTTTCAGACCACCTGTGGTCACATCATTTGCTGCTTCACAAAATCCTGAAACTAGTTTTACTGCTAAGGCTAGATTTCAAGAGTCAAAGAGTACTAAATCACCACCGACGGTGTCTATAGATGACACTGTATCAAGAAATTCCAGCCAAATGATCCTTCAAAG GCCTTCTTTTAATCCCCATATGCCACAGAATCCTGTCAAGTTGCCAGCCAACTATCCCAATTTCCCAGCTCATCAGGACCGGTCTGTGGCCTCACCGCATTTAGGTTCCGCTGATTACAGGAAAAACTTTGCAAATGAAGTACCCGATATGCAAGTTCCCAAACAAGGGAGGTTGCCGTCTCAACAGTTTGATGACGAATTTACCCAGGAGCATCATAAGTCTGTTCGCAATGGTTCTAAGAG GCCATCTGGATCTCCTCCGAGGTTAGGTACCAAGTCAATCTCTCCTAGCTCTAATTTTCCAATTCGCCCAAGATCCTTGCCTTCTGCGCGCAATGATCCTCCTCCCACGGCGAGAAACATTGGGCCTCCTGTTTCTAAAAGAACGAGGTCTCCTCCTTTAATTTACCATGATGACTTTCTTCAGGAAAGCTCCACTCCTATTGAAGATGATACTGAGCG AGAATTGCAAGCTAAAGCAAAGCGATTAGCTCGTTTCAAAACTGAATTGAGTGAAACTGTTGAGACGAAACCTCCAGATATTGCAGATCAAAGATTGTCTACAACTAGATTTCAGCACAACGTGGAAGAGAGGAAGAAGCATGTTGGGGAACAGCCTATGGATTCATCTGGGGAGTCCTTGAATGACCTTGTTTCATCCGATTTTGATGGCACAGAAGCATCCAGAGTCATCATTGGGTTATGTCCAGATATGTGTCCGG AATCGGAAAGGgcagaaagagaaagaaaaggtgATCTTGACCAGTATGAACGTGTGGATGGTGATAGAAATCAAACAAGTGAATCCCTCGCTGTTAAGAAG TATACTCGGACAGCTGAGAGAGAAGCAAGTTTGATACGGCCAATGCTAGTCCTGCAGAAGACAATAGATTATCTACTCAATTTGCTGGATCAGCCATATGATGACAGGTTTCTTGGAATATATAACTTTCTATGGGATAGGATGAGAGCAATTCGAATGGACCTGAGGATGCAGCACATCTTTGACCAAGGGGCAATCACTATGCTAGAGCAAATG ATAAGGCTTCACATAATTGCCATGCATGAATTATGTGAATACACCAAAGGCGAGGGCTTCTCTGAGGGATTTGATGCACATCTAAATATCGAGCAGATGAACAAAACATCAGTTGAGCTATTCCAAATGTATGATGATCACAGGAAGAAAGGAATTAATGTTCCAACAGAAAAGGAGTTCAGAGGTTATTATGCACTTCTCAAACTTGACAAGCATCCGGGGTATAAA GTTGAACCTGCAGAGCTCTCACTGGACCTCGCTAAGATGACTCCAGAGATAAGACAAACACCAGAAGTGCTATTTGCTCGTAATGTAGCTAG GGCTTGCAGAACGGGTAATTTTGTTGCCTTCTTTAGACTAGCGAGGAAGGCAAGCTACCTTCAAGCATGCTTGATGCATGCCCATTTTGCAAAG TTACGAACCCAGGCTTTTGCTTCTCTACACTCTAGTCTTCAAAACAACCAAGGCCTCCCTATTTCCCATGTTGCCGAATGGCTTGGGATTGAG gaaGAGGACATCGAAAGCATTTTAGACTACTATGGCTTTTCAATAAAGGAATTTGAAGAGCCGTATATGGTGAAGGAAGGTTCATTTCTTAATGCTGAAAATGACTATCCTACCAAGTGTTCAAGACTTGTTCATCAAAAAAGATCTAGAACAATAGCCTTGGATGTTGCAACTCCTCACGAAGTGACTTCCTTGCCCATAGGAGCATCGAAGGAGAGTCAACCAAGTAAAGCTCATAAACAAAGGGCAAATGTCTCACCTTCTCCTAAAAGGAAGAGTTCTGTTTCAGCAGCTGATGAAGAATTGCCTGATTCTAAAGTTGTTCCTTCTCCAAAGTCTAGTTCGCAACTGCATTTGGTGACTGAGACATCAAAAGGGTTACAACAGCTCCAAGATGGTCATCTCAAGTCTGGTGGCTCCAAACCGTTTAATTTCTCTGTGGATCGTAGTTCCCCTCGGTCATTTCCAGCGAAAGTTGTGGTCATGGAGAAATCAAACAATATCGCTGTTTCCTCAATGCCTGACAGAACAAATACTTATGGCATGGAACAAATGCCACCACTAACTTTTTCACAAGTATCTCAGCCTGAGAGATCACCTAGTGGTAGATTTCATCTCTCTGCGGAAAACTCCGTACCTCAAAGTATGGCTATTATTGACAATGTAAAGTCCTCACCAATGAGATCCCCTAGTGGTAAATATACAAAGAATGCATTGCCTCAAACGATGGATCTTAGTGACTTAAAATCTCAGTCAGAGAGGCCAAGTGTTAAATATGATAAAGCTTTGGAAAATTCAGTGCCTCAAGGGATGGAAATTAATGATTTAGGAGATAAACCTCTGGATAATCATCAAGAAATTGAGAATCAGGAAATAGTAGCAAATATTCAACGCAAGGAAGTTGCCGAAGCAAAACTCAAGTTGATCCTGAG GTTGTGGAGCCGACGTGCTGCAAAGCAAAGGGAATTACGGGAACAAAGACAGTTAGCAGCTGAAGCTGCACTAAGTTCATTACCACTGGGAATACCAGTTCGGCAGAACAACGAT CAATGGAGCACATTTGGTGAGCTTGATTTTGATCATGTAATGAGTGAGAGATGCGAAAAATATGAAAGGTCATGGTCGAGGCTGAATGTTTCTGATGTAGTGTCAAGTATTTTGGGTCAAAGAAACCCGGATGCTAAATGCCTATGctggaaaattattttatgttctCCGGAGAGCAGTCAAGGAGATCAACCAAGGCAGAATAACCAGGTTGGCCATTTGGCAGCAGGCCCATGGTTGTTCTCTAAGATCATGCCATCCACAGAAGATAATAACGATGATGATTTAGCAATCACGTCTCCTGGTTTGTCGATATGGAAGAAATGGGTTCCTAGCTTATGTGGTACCGATCTAACTTGCTGCTTGTCTGTTGTGAAAGATGCAAATTGCGATAATCTGGATGAGGTCGTATCCGGAGCAAACGCAGTATTATTTCTTGTATCTCAGTACATTCCATGGAAGCTCCAAAAGGCCAAACTTTATAGTCTTTTGAATTTAGTTCCTCCTGGTGCATGCTTACCCCTTCTGGTCTTAAGTGGTTCTTATAACGTAGAAGGTTCAGATCCTTCCCCGGTTATAGTTAATGAATTGGGGCTGCATGAAATTGACAAATCACGAATAAGCTGCTTTTTGGTGGTTTTCCTTGTTGGTAAGTGGCATTTAGAACACTCAAATGGATTTTTCAGTGATGAAAAGTTAAGAGAAGGACTGAAGTGGTTGGCCAATAAATCACCTCTACAACCTGTTCTTAGCAGTGTGAAGATACGCGAACTTGTCATGTCTCACTTGAGTCCGGTGTTGGAGGAACTGGATAAGATGGGTGATTATGAAGTAGGTCCGAATCACTGCATTTCAGTCTTCAATGAAGCATTGGATTGGTCATTTGGAGAAATTGCTGCTGCTATTAAAGCAAATCCTACCAATTGGCCTTGTCCAGAGGCTATGCTGCTAAAAGACTTTAGTGACGAATTTTTAGCTGCGAAGTTGTTCTTGCCAAGTGTGGGGTGGAGCTCGCCAGCAAAAACTGCACCACTCGAACACGCATTGAAAGATTGTCGACTTGCCCGTTTTCCCGATGATATCTCATTGCTACAAAGGGGTTCAATGATGGGAAAAGATATTGATAACCACagattactactagaaaattgtTTGGTAGAATACCTAACACAATCAACAAAGATGATGGGAATTCCACTAGCTACAAAAGAGACATCCGTGATGATACAAAGAAACACACGGCTCGAACTCCGCAACTTGAGCTATTATCTTGTGCCAAACTGGATCACGATCTTCCGACGGGTTTTCAACTGGCGACTTTCGAGTTTATCAACCGGGGCCTGTTCCTTTTCCTATGTATTGCAGACTCATCATGTGCCTCCATTGGGAGATCTACTTAAGTTACCACTTGAAGTCGACACTTCACCGTATTGCTTGAGTCATCCATCTTTAGATGAAATACTTGAAGTTGGTTGTAGTCCCCTCAAATCTCGGAGGATCAACTTCGATCCCCAACCTTCTCAGGATAAAGAAGACCATACTTCACAGAAAAATGGATTGGCCATTACAGGTGATGTTGATTGTACTACAAGTAAACCAGATAGCAGTTACGGTAAAATGGTGGTGGCTGGAACTGAAACTGATAGATTAAGCCAATTGTTGGAGAAATGTAACATAGTACAGAATAGTATAGGTGAGAAGCTGTCAATTTACTTCTGA